Proteins encoded in a region of the Nicotiana tomentosiformis chromosome 9, ASM39032v3, whole genome shotgun sequence genome:
- the LOC138899372 gene encoding uncharacterized mitochondrial protein AtMg00820-like: MTTKRNTNYNYPISNYFAYDQTTPNYQCYLEKFSHLTEPQTFKEDVEDSRWIEAMKQEVKALEDNNTGKVVDLPVRKNVIGSKWVYKIKFKADGDIDRFKARLVANGYSQREGLDYHDTFSPVEKMVIVRTVIALAASRG; encoded by the coding sequence ATGACAACCAAAAGGAACACAAACTATAACTATCCTATATCAAATTACTTCGCCTATGATCAGACCACTCCTAACTACCAATGTTACTTAGAAAAATTCTCTCACTTGACTGAACCACAGACATTCAAGGAGGATGTAGAGGATAGTAGGTGGATAGAAGCAATGAAACAAGAAGTGAAGGCATTAGAAGACAACAACACAGGGAAGGTGGTAGACTTACCAGTAAGGAAGAATGTTATTGGATCAAAGTGGGTATATAAAATCAAGTTCAAGGCAGATGGAGACATAGATAGGTTCAAAGCCAGACTGGTTGCCAATGGATACAGTCAAAGGGAAGGCTTGGACTACCATGACACCTTCTCACCAGTGGAAAAAATGGTCATTGTGAGGACTGTCATTGCATTGGCTGCTTCAAGAGGATAG